In one window of Raphanus sativus cultivar WK10039 unplaced genomic scaffold, ASM80110v3 Scaffold0318, whole genome shotgun sequence DNA:
- the LOC108830058 gene encoding meiosis-specific protein ASY2-like, with the protein MDSSSSSSASTFFILQTSPIRSYIMASQSKPGPLTPAEYDALMELRGVPYEAVIDYPNSDAPGSVRPRYCGAYMCFFRDGLMSFPIPSFFLEILAELQLSFTQVTPTFWHYVLATFIRATEEGLEFGLAELKQLYTLKRSSGVTGEFLLSPRLGRSVITDIPGKDFYWTDKFFVFKIDPVTVGDFDFSRIPMKWNENAELFGTSKSTPELRGLISALRRGKCSWDSFTLERVRAAYALPPGVNHVVLVALAEPIRPRKDQKDKGVKRKDPPAEPSDANSDSAPSKRAHETPDKRVTRASSEIQSPIFRATPLYVVRPGRDVPPDSRASGEVDVEEVAPKVQRRRLIPDEESSKGFNVSSSEPLMQDPGEGTSKPVNLPADCRSGSPLAFSYDVDAPILDDPERLAAIWRKLRSSTCALPPLEQMRGRDAYVQMAIANAKAMEASNEYAALMEERLANFPSQEEVAGHLNLIQKLRSKLSASHASEQERAKQVVDLKVLLTAKATEKVTLEEEKIMLEKEKVVLEKEKVAMEADLESLKAKFRRDAELRERVARREMLAACWLVAKGYDAALDKARETIRRRRAESAAEMRLQEVRAKIEALAEYLEGGFELEEELDILKDVEISREIEYSLAAVSDDSLRGLDLPQVYEDSVNLGG; encoded by the exons ATggactcatcttcttcttcttctgcttcgaCTTTCTTTATTCTGCAAACTTCTCCCATTCGTTCATATATCATGGCGTCTCAGAGCAAACCGGGCCCACTTACCCCAGCTGAATACGACGCCCTTATGGAGCTTCGAGGGGTTCCGTACGAAGCTGTCATCGATTACCCAAACAGCGATGCTCCGGGAAGCGTGAGACCAAGATACTGCGGAGCCTACATGTGCTTTTTTCGTGACGGCCTTATGTCATTTCCTATTCCTTCGTTCTTCCTCGAGATTCTAGCAGAACTACAGCTATCGTTCACCCAGGTTACTCCAACTTTCTGGCATTACGTCTTGGCGACGTTCATTCGAGCCACAGAGGAAGGATTGGAATTCGGTTTGGCCGAATTAAAGCAGCTCTACACTCTCAAGCGTAGTAGCGGCGTCACTGGAGAGTTTCTTCTTTCTCCGCGTTTGGGTCGCTCGGTTATTACCGACATTCCTGGGAAAGACTTCTATTGGACGGACAAGTTTTTTGTCTTCAAGATCGATCCAGTAACGGTTGGGGATTTCGACTTTTCTCGGATTCCGATGAAATGGAACGAGAACGCGG AGTTGTTTGGAACCTCAAAGTCGACTCCAGAGCTGCGTGGTTTGATCTCGGCGCTCCGTCGAGGTAAATGCAGTTGGGACAGTTTTACTCTGGAGAGGGTTCGAGCTGCCTATGCTTTGCCCCCCGGTGTGAATCATGTCGTTCTCGTCGCGCTTGCGGAACCGATTCGTCCTCGAAAAGACCAGAAAGATAAAG GGGTGAAAAGGAAAGATCCTCCTGCGGAGCCTTCAGATGCCAATTCTGACTCCGCACCTTCGAAACGAGCTCACGAGACTCCGGACAAACGGGTGACTAGAGCGAGCTCTGAGATTCAGTCTCCGATTTTCCGGGCTACGCCGCTTTATGTGGTTCGTCCGGGTCGCGATGTTCCACCGGACTCTCGAGCATCGGGCGAAGTGGACGTCGAGGAGGTCGCTCCCAAGGTTCAGCGACGTCGTCTGATTCCGGACGAGGAGTCTTCTAAAGGTTTTAATGTATCGAGCTCGGAACCTCTGATGCAAGATCCCGGAGAGGGTACTTCTAAGCCGGTCAACCTTCCTGCGGACTGTCGAAGTGGTTCTCCACTGGCATTCTCATATGACGTGGATGCTCCGATTTTGGATGATCCTGAGCGACTTGCTGCCATTTGGCGGAAACTGCGAAGTTCTACGTGCGCGCTTCCTCCCTTGGAGCAAATGCGGGGTCGTGACGCCTACGTTCAGATGGCCATCGCAAATGCCAAG GCCATGGAGGCTAGCAACGAGTATGCTGCCTTGATGGAGGAACGGTTGGCGAACTTCCCTTCTCAAGAGGAGGTCGCAGGTCATCTTAATTTGATCCAAAAGTTGCGATCAAAGTTAAGCGCATCGCATGCAAGTGAACAGGAGCGAGCGAAGCAAGTTGTTGACTTGAAGGTGCTTTTGACGGCTAAAGCGACGGAGAAGGTTACGCTTGAGGAGGAAAAAATCATGCTCGAGAAAGAGAAGGTCGTGTTAGAGAAGGAGAAGGTTGCAATGGAAGCGGACCTTGAATCCTTGAAGGCAAAGTTCAGAAGAGACGCTGAGCTGCGAGAAAGAGTGGCTCGGAGGGAAATGCTAGCTGCTTGTTGGTTGGTAGCCAAGGGTTACGATGCTGCCCTTGATAAGGCTAGAGAGACTATCCGACGGAGGAGGGCAGAGAGCGCTGCGGAGATGCGCTTACAGGAAGTTCGCGCAAAGATCGAGGCTTTGGCCGAATACTTGGAGGGCGGGTTCGAGCTCGAGGAGGAGCTGGATATTCTTAAAGATGTAGAGATATCAAGGGAGATTGAGTATAGCCTTGCGGCGGTGTCGGATGATTCTCTTAGGGGTCTCGACCTCCCTCAAGTTTATGAAGACTCGGTCAACCTAGGGGGTTGA
- the LOC108840597 gene encoding uncharacterized protein LOC108840597 gives MSEYWRTSKAKDKSEKARASRLSRRDGLGVHRHRAGSRSYAKVQDVLEANNEDSSFIAVLKKTHQKSDGTYVDERARLIAEKFDECVQERLSEMDNSNGEDLTIANLTLEEKNEIYSKIVGTSKQGRVFGFGSLQRGVVMPLESATGSPLGNAEVGTTHRVEELEAELQKTRDEYEVLKKRIEAVEAFCFNTN, from the exons ATGTCTGAGTATTGGAGAACATCAAAGGCCAAAGATAAAAGTGAGAAAGCTCGTGCTTCTCGTCTATCTAGACGTGATGGTTTAGGTGTACATCGACACAGAGCAGGCTCACGTTCTTATGCCAAAGTTCAGGAtgttttg GAGGCAAACAATGAAGACTCTTCTTTCATTGCTGTGCTGAAAAAAACACACCAGAAATCTGATGGAACTTATGTTGATGAAAGAGCTCGGCTAATTGCTGAGAAATTTGATGAATGTGTTCAAGAACGCTTGTCTGAAATGGATAACTCTAATGGAGAGGATTTGACGATAGCCAATCTCACCCTTGAAGAGAAAAATGAAATCTATTCTAAG ATTGTTGGAACATCGAAACAAGGCCGTGTATTTGGTTTTGGGTCCCTCCAAAGAGGTGTTGTAATGCCTTTAGAGTCTGCGACGGGTTCTCCCCTTGGTAATGCAGAAGTGGGAACAACTCATCGAGTGGAAGAGCTTGAAGCTGAATTGCAAAAGACTCGTGATGAGTATGAAGTCCTCAAGAAACGAATTGAAGCTGTGGAGGCTTTCTGCTTCAACACCAACTAG
- the LOC108830059 gene encoding uncharacterized protein LOC108830059: MVSDAYSNKETSFDENMEEEPNAEAKKFYNILDAAKHPIYDGCKEGLSQLSLAARLMSLKTDYNLPQNCMDSISQMMQEYLPKGNNSMNSYYDIKKLMRSLGLPYQKIDVCQDNCMLFWKDSANLENCLFCKKDRYRPTQKLGQKKVAYNKMFYMPVGDRLKRLYQSNNTARDMRWHSEHSMNGGEMCHPSDGEAWKHFCEVYPEFASESRNIYLGLCTDGFNPFGMSGHNYSLWPVILTPYNMPPEMCMKQEFMFLTILVPGPNHPKRSLDIFLQPLIEELKDLWDNGIEAYDISTKENFILRAVLMWTISDFPAYAMLSGWTTHGRLACPYCMDQTDAFQLKNGRKTSWFDCHRRFLPADHTYRRNKKNFKRGRVVSDDPPLLLTGEEIWNKVNGLPKTVDCGGNHGRLKGYGDTHNWHKQSIFWELPYWKNHKLRHNLDVMHIEKNFFDNIINTLLNVQGKTKDGIKSRLDLKEYCNRKDLHLTTDGKVPFPIFRLQADAKAAFLKWLEKDVKFSDGYASSLSKCVDLSGGKLTGTKSHDCHVLMQRLIPIAFAELMDKSVHEALSGRGSGREKELWLQDKDHHIAHTYVLLNCEELRPFERLFDESMNASYSGITGDDLIKLKEQRFSNWLQKHVEDTSKDNLYPKWLQTLVHGPMIKGITSCGSSDEPDFYGVLKENFELHYPGPVHLKVVLFKCDWYDSITGRGIRINKSGIIDVNVSKHHGKYDPFILASQADQVCYVPYPRIKQKKDQNWKAAIVIQPRGKVLVSKNLDFTAMQYENVDPIVCVDSVHVETLAHVHGQAEDLDYMEEEQELGSEAEDGNPDIEISDKESD, from the exons ATGGTATCAGATGCATATAGTAATAAGGAAACTTCATTCGATGAAAATATGGAAGAAGAACCTAATGCTGAGGCTAAAAAGTTTTACAATATTTTGGATGCTGCTAAACATCCAATTTATGATGGATGTAAAGAAGGTCTCTCACAACTTTCTTTAGCAGCTCGACTCATGAGTTTGAAGACAGATTATAATTTGCCTCAAAATTGTATGGATTCGATTTCTCAGATGATGCAAGAGTATTTGCCAAAAGGTAACAATTCAATGAATTCTTACTATGATATAAAGAAGCTTATGCGGTCTTTAGGTTTACCTTATCAGAAGATTGATGTTTGCCAAGATAATTGTATGCTATTTTGGAAGGATTCTGCGAACCTAGAAAACTGTCTATTCTGCAAAAAAGACAGATATCGACCTACTCAAAAGTTGGGACAGAAAAAGGTTGCATACAACAAAATGTTTTATATGCCGGTTGGAGATAGATTAAAGAGATTATATCAGTCTAATAATACTGCAAGAGATATGAGATGGCATTCAGAACATTCAATGAATGGTGGAGAAATGTGTCATCCTTCAGATGGAGAAGCATGGAAACATTTTTGTGAGGTATATCCTGAATTTGCATCTGAGTCAAGAAATATTTACCTTGGGTTATGCACAGATGGTTTTAATCCATTTGGTATGTCAGGACATAACTATTCTCTATGGCCTGTAATTCTGACTCCGTATAATATGCCACCTGAGATGTGCATGAAACAAGAATTTATGTTTCTAACCATTCTAGTCCCTGGACCTAATCATCCTAAGAGAAGTCTCGATATATTCCTTCAGCCACTGATAGAAGAGTTAAAGGATCTGTGGGATAACGGGATTGAGGCCTATGATATTTCTACTAAGGAGAACTTTATATTACGAGCTGTGcttatgtggacaataagtgactttcctgcttatgCTATGCTTTCTGGATGGACAACTCATGGTCGATTGGCATGTCCTTATTGTATGGACCAGACTGATGCATTTCAGTTGAAGAATGGTAGAAAAACaagttggtttgattgtcatcgtcgTTTTCTACCAGCAGATCATACCTATCGGCGaaataagaaaaattttaaaagaggAAGGGTTGTGAGTGATGATCCACCTCTGTTGCTTACAGGCGAGGAAATATGGAACAAAGTAAATGGTTTGCCCAAAACAGTTGACTGCGGAGGAAACCATGGGCGCTTAAAGGGTTATGGTGACACTCATAACTGGCACAAGCAAAGCATTTTTTGGGAGTTGCCTTACTGGAAGAATCATAAACTTCGGCACAATCttgatgtgatgcatatagaaaagaatttttttgataatatcaTCAATACTCTACTGAATGTTCAAGGAAAAACAAAGGATGGCATCAAATCACGACTTGATTTGAAAGAGTATTGTAACAGGAAAGATCTACACTTAACAACTGATGGCAAGGTTCCCTTCCCAATTTTCAGACTACAAGCTGATGCAAAAGCAGCTTTCTTAAAATGGCTTGAAAAAGATGTTAAGTTTTCTGATGGATATGCATCAAGTCTATCAAAATGTGTTGATTTATCTGGTGGGAAATTAACAGGGACGAaaagtcatgattgtcatgttcTAATGCAACGGCTCATTCCAATTGCGTTTGCTGAACTTATGGATAAATCTGTGCATGAAGCACTATCAG GGAGGGGCAGCGGTAGAGAAAAAGAGTTGTGGCTTCAAGATAAAGACCACCACATCGCACATACATATGTTCTGCTTAATTGTGAGGAGCTGAGGCCATTTGAAAG GTTATTTGATGAGAGTATGAATGCTTCTTACTCTGGGATAACTGGAGACGATCTAATCAAGCTTAAAGAACAGAGATTTTCAAACTGGCTACAAAAACAT GTGGAAGATACTTCAAAGGataatttatatccaaaatGGTTGCAGACACTCGTACATGGTCCAATGATAAAG GGCATAACATCTTGTGGCTCAAGTGATGAACCTGATTTCTATGGAGTACTAAAAGAAAATTTCGAGCTTCATTACCCAGGACCAGTACATCTTAAAGTTGTACTTTTCAAATGTGATTGGTATGATTCGATCACTGGGAGAGGCATACGCATAAACAAGTCAGGGATAATCGATGTTAATGTCAGCAAACATCATGGTAAATATGATCCTTTTATTTTggcttcacaagcagatcaagtATGTTATGTTCCATATCCACGGATAAAGCAGAAAAAGGATCAAAACTGGAAAGCAGCAATTGTGATTCAACCGAGGGGAAAAGTATTGGTCAGCAAAAATTTGGATTTTACTGCAATGCAATATGAAAACGTTGATCCCATTGTTTGTGTTGATTCAGTGCACGTTGAGACACTAGCACATGTACATGGTCAAGCAGAAGATCTTGATTATATGGAAGAGGAACAAGAACTTGGTTCAGAGGCTGAAGATGGAAACCCTGATATTGAAATAAGTGATAAAGAAtctgattaa
- the LOC108830060 gene encoding uncharacterized protein LOC108830060 translates to MDLVIIVSGNWVKKNKYVFNTDIRGCRVLHLDEDSTYEVFAKSVLDDYGLEMSDHIQLSYMFSNKSLKTMAHDTPPVYVSNTRQLKGFVTLKKIEQLRLCVEITENKDDIAREKTKTNFSFSSEVEASEKEEEDNEIDCSIIVEGENQNVGGEDETGKENEEDDEFDSRFDMFDDSDGASSEDDNFSSYGVGESPSEDQESPTLPPKKIYQNFSMSGSKESEEVLLRLKMSSLNLAVGQQYESKADLERRLKLLTVKDQFDYDVDISTRTLFIVKCWIDGCIWRVRASTKGESPAFYVCIYESKHTCSTTERSNRCRHATPDILGELYKNFLGDVGPAVHPTSVGIVITKKFGVKMEYWKSYRTLKFAREIDQGTPESGFERLPSYLYMLITENPSTVARLQIDENGKFMYVFLAFGASVNGFPFMRKVVVVDGTFLNGRYKGTLLKALAQDGNFQIFPIAFVVVDTENDDSWHWFFTQLKLLIPDDEGLAIISDKHNSIGKAITNVYPLASRGICTYHLYKNILGRYKGKDAFRLVKKAVRCFRMSEFTQIFEEIEAINPALHDYLQRADVRLWTRVHFPGERYNLMTTNIAESMNRALSNARGLNIVRILESIRVMMTRWFAERREDARSQRTTLTRGVEKLLHDRVTAARDLTVQRIDDHHTEVKHGSSGESLHVVNLVERKCTCRRFELEKLPCVHAIAAAEYMNVSRISLCSPYYTSNYLVSAYTESVMPVDSAQTVPEIVANQPCLSPTVRQPPGRPKKNRMKSALEVALANKRS, encoded by the exons ATGGATCTGGTTATTATTGTTTCCGGTAACTGggttaagaaaaacaaatatgtaTTCAACACTGATATTAGAGGGTGTAGAGTTCTCCATTTAGATGAGGACTCTACATATGAAGTTTTCGCAAAGTCTGTTCTCGATGATTACGGATTGGAAATGAGCGATCATATTCAGCTAAGCTACATGTTCTCGAATAAATCATTGAAAACAATGGCGCACGACACTCCACCAGTGTACGTGTCCAATACTCGCCAGTTGAAGGGTTTTGTAACCCTAAAGAAAATCGAACAACTACGTCTTTGTGTTGAGATTACGGAGAACAAGGATGACATAGCAAGAGAGAAGACTAAAACAAACTTCAGTTTTAGCTCAGAAGTAGAAGC TtcggagaaggaagaagaggacAATGAGATTGATTGCTCTATTATTGTGGAAGGAGAAAATCAGAACGTAGGTGGAGAAGATGAAACAGGCAAAGAaaacgaagaagatgatgaatttGATAGCCGATTTGATATGTTCGACGACTCGGACGGTGCGTCATCTGAAGATGATAACTTCAGCTCATACGGTGTCGGTGAGTCTCCTTCAGAAGACCAAGAGTCACCAACGCTACCTCCCAAGAAGATATACCAGAACTTCTCGATGAGCGGGTCTAAAGAGAGTGAGGAGGTTCTTCTAAGGTTGAAGATGTCGTCGCTAAATCTTGCGGTAGGGCAACAATACGAGAGTAAAGCAGATTTGGAGAGACGACTGAAACTTCTTACAGTGAAGGATCAATTTGATTATGATGTAGACATATCAACCCGAACACTATTCATTGTTAAGTGTTGGATTGATGGATGTATCTGGAGGGTTCGTGCTTCTACCAAAGGGGAATCCCCGGCGTTCTATGTTTGTATTTACGAATCGAAACATACATGCTCTACAACTGAGCGTTCTAATCGATGTCGACATGCAACACCAGATATTCTAGGAGAGTTGTACAAGAACTTTCTCGGCGACGTTGGTCCGGCCGTTCACCCTACGAGTGTTGGAATAGTTATCACTAAGAAGTTTGGTGTAAAG ATGGAGTATTGGAAATCCTACCGGACGCTgaaatttgcaagggaaatcGATCAGGGAACACCTGAGAGTGGGTTTGAACGCTTGCCTTCTTACTTATACATGCTAATAACGGAAAATCCGAGTACAGTTGCGCGTCTTCAAATCGATGAGAATGGAAAATTCATGTATGTGTTTCTTGCGTTTGGTGCGAGCGTAAATGGGTTTCCTTTCATGCGCAAAGTTGTGGTTGTCGACGGTACGTTTCTTAATGGTAGATACAAAGGGACGCTTCTCAAGGCACTGGCTCAGGATGGTAACTTTCAGATTTTTCCAATAGCCTTCGTAGTGGTTGACACTGAAAATGATGATTCCTGGCATTGGTTTTTTACGCAACTAAAACTTTTGATTCCTGACGACGAGGGTCTTGCGATAATATCGGATAAGCATAACTCGATTGGGAAAGCAATTACAAATGTGTATCCGCTTGCTTCTCGTGGAATTTGCACGTACCATCTATATAAGAATATACTGGGACGGTACAAAGGAAAAGATGCATTTCGTCTGGTGAAGAAAGCGGTGAGATGTTTTAGGATGTCTGAGTTTACTCAGATTTTCGAGGAGATTGAAGCGATTAATCCAGCACTCCACGACTACCTCCAAAGGGCTGATGTCCGACTGTGGACGCGTGTTCATTTCCCGGGCGAGAGGTACAATTTGATGACTACGAACATAGCGGAATCAATGAACAGAGCATTGTCGAATGCTAGAGGTCTTAACATTGTTCGAATATTAGAATCGATACGGGTTATGATGACCAGATGGTTTGCTGAACGGAGAGAGGATGCCAGATCGCAGCGAACCACGCTTACGCGTGGTGTGGAGAAACTACTACAT gaTCGTGTAACTGCCGCCAGAGATTTGACGGTACAAAGGATTGATGATCATCACACTGAAGTTAAACATGGATCTTCCGGCGAGTCTTTGCATGTTGTTAATTTGGTAGAGCGAAAGTGCACATGTCGCCGTTTCGAACTCGAGAAATTACCATGTGTACACGCAATCGCAGCGGCGGAGTACATGAATGTTTCTCGTATATCCCTGTGCAGTCCTTACTATACCAGCAATTATTTGGTTAGCGCATACACTGAATCGGTCATGCCGGTTGATTCAGCGCAAACTGTTCCAGAAATCGTGGCTAACCAACCCTGCTTGTCCCCGACTGTACGTCAACCACCAGGCAGACCGAAGAAAAATAGGATGAAATCTGCTTTAGAAGTTGCACTAGCAAACAAACGTTCCTAG
- the LOC108830062 gene encoding uncharacterized protein LOC108830062 — MRKNVEPSSAIYDPLAPVDPILLDKLMQHISRIPAETPAPAKKRVVRSDAHEGDFYGILILERPWPHSQYGWLFDNHISAYINVLIKRSMRDPTPFWTKRIAFIDPWFLSKWVDDYKQFKIKPNMMKFTANGYENLVHGKRPSNFQTNLKWYEHVDHLYGCLQTGGNHWVAFHVDLKKEKVDCYDSIIGEVTAKSEKKMLDSFKPVTLMLPEILNQNIPANLRTPSRKKFAFRRRSKMYTPQNTQTGDCGVYALKFVECLALGVSFDGINDKNIQGLRLKMAAKILDEGGNTANNN, encoded by the exons ATGAGGAAGAATGTTGAGCCTTCATCAGCAATATATGACCCTCTAGCACCTGTTGATCCGATTTTATTGGATAAACTTATGCAACACATCTCCAGAATTCCAGCCGAAACACCAGCACCAGCAAAGAAAAGAGTTGTAAGATCCGACGCTCATGAGGGTGACTTCTACGGCATACTCATCCTTGAAAGACCGTGGCCGCATAGCCAATATGGATGGTTGTTTGATAAT CATATCTCTGCGTATATTAACGTCCTCATTAAGAGGTCCATGAGAGATCCCACCCCATTCTGGACCAAGCGCATTGCCTTCATTGATCCTTGGTTCTTGAGTAAGTGGGTTGACGATTACAAGCAGTTCAAGATAAAACCTAATATGATGAAGTTCACAGCGAATGGTTATGAAAATCTTGTACACGGTAAGCGACCTTCTAACTTTCAAACAAACTTGAAGTGGTATGAACACGTGGATCACTTGTACGGATGTCTTCAAACCGGCGGAAATCACTGGGTGGCTTTTCACGTGGATctgaagaaggagaaggttGATTGCTATGATTCAATCATTGGAGAGGTAACAGCCAAAAGTGAGAAGAAAATGCTTGATTCATTTAAACCGGTAACGCTTATGCTTCCCGAGATTTTGAATCAAAACATCCCTGCCAATCTCCGAACTCCGAGTAGGAAGAAGTTCGCATTCAGGAGGAGGAGCAAAATGTACACTCCACAAAACACCCAGACTGGCGATTGTGGGGTGTATGCGTTGAAGTTTGTGGAGTGTCTAGCGCTTGGTGTAAGTTTTGATGGGATAAACGATAAAAATATTCAAGGTTTACGGTTGAAGATGGCGGCAAAAATCCTCGATGAAGGAGGAAACACAGCGAATAACAATTAG
- the LOC130501878 gene encoding uncharacterized protein LOC130501878 yields MQVVPDYSWRLENSVNAILSSANRENLPVLYPGPCIVLDTTTPTWFSVLSDLSLLIPSYLAEGWVHEWPTYRVIPVYFKESWFLKLAMDVSDVKSRGYPPRLYHVGSSNLEKKAINHNFRARDLPHIVETLRGDVWKALVNSPIGVVARLVERQSVWSGRTVHYLLCRQLRVHRKEIWSLVVDEPIRFSLVEFGEITGLNTGPLPTESFEPDPDKYKPFGAKLNVSLGRGLTLDELKKSIEVCPSWTFEERKWLGLLVLQHMVLYCFHENSRVPFESAKRVFDDEAMKSYPWDGGLYTISGLKDSLLISAYESIVCFGECFGRVVNNEDVPLLRWGGKRTRDNFEKLLSAEIKQHSQVRCVLGEWFQSIEELFPEWPYQPDEPQLVSLITDIHACRFVKGFWEVHGNAEGKGNGRMRVKLLQRERVLAKRKATKDEDLRRRSTPNRTVKDEDVEDKKKAVQAEAVLKRKGKATAKRKAAELMKQKLSELKKPKQAELMNEEHADLKNEEQAELMNEGANVFEFLYVSPEKATKAEDLRRRSTRIRTVKDEDAEDKKKSERKAVELMKQKLSELKKPKQAEVSVEVLADEDAILPESSMESQELVKSAIGKEYRERTVKLSPQGFALSEDSSRPVFPYIGAMERHA; encoded by the exons ATGCAGGTTGTTCCTGATTATTCATGGAGGTTAGAGAACAGTGTTAATGCGATACTAAGCTCTGCTAATCGGGAAAACCTCCCCGTTCTATACCCTGGTCCGTGTATCGTGCTTGACACAACCACCCCTACATGGTTTAGTGTTTTAAGTGATCTCTCCTTGTTGATCCCGTCGTATCTAGCAGAAGGATGGGTTCATGAGTGGCCGACATATCGCGTCATTCCCGTTTATTTTAAGGAAAGTTGGTTTCTAAAACTCGCT ATGGATGTTTCTGATGTTAAATCACGGGGTTACCCTCCAAGACTTTATCATGTAGGGTCTTCTAACCTAGAAAAGAAAGCAATTAATCACAATTTCCGCGCACGAGATTTACCTCATATTGTAGAAACACTAAGAGGAGATGTATGGAAAGCACTGGTGAACTCTCCCATTGGAGTAGTTGCTAGGCTAGTTGAACGCCAAAGCGTGTGGTCTGGTAGAACAGTACACTATCTACTATGTAGACAGCTGCGAGTACATAGGAAGGAGATATGGAGTCTGGTGGTTGATGAGCCTATCAGGTTTAGCTTGGTAGAATTTGGTGAGATAACTGGGTTAAACACTGGTCCATTGCCAACAGAAAGTTTTGAACCTGATCCTGATAAATACAAACCGTTTGGGGCGAAGCTGAATGTGTCGCTTGGGAGGGGACTCACGTTGGATGAACTGAAGAAGTCAATAGAGGTCTGCCCGAGTTGGACATTTGAAGAGCGTAAATGGCTAGGGCTATTAGTTCTTCAACACATGGTACTTTATTGTTTCCATGAGAATTCTAGGGTGCCATTTGAAAGTGCCAAAAGAGTGTTTGACGATGAAGCCATGAAGTCGTATCCATGGG ACGGGGGATTATACACAATAAGCGGCCTAAAGGATTCGTTATTGATTTCGGCGTATGAATCCATCGTCTGCTTTGGCGAGTGTTTTGGGAGAGTGGTGAATAATGAAGACGTTCCACTTTTACGATGGGGTGGAAAGCGTACTCGTGACAATTTCGAAAAATTGTTGTCTGCCGAGATAAAACAGCATAGCCAGGTAAG GTGCGTGTTAGGAGAATGGTTTCAGTCAATCGAAGAGTTGTTTCCTGAATGGCCGTATCAACCTGACGAACCACAACTCGTTAGCTTGATAACAGACATACATGCATGTAGATTTGTAAAAGGTTTTTGGGAAGTGCATGGAAATGCGGAGGGAAAGGGTAACGGAAGAATGAGGGTGAAGCTGCTGCAACGGGAAAGGGTTCTAGCGAAGAGGAAG GCAACTAAGGATGAAGACTTACGTCGCCGCTCCACGCCCAACCGTACTGTAAAGGATGAGGATgtagaagataagaaaaaaGCTGTGCAAGCAGAGGCTGTGTTGAAGAGGAAGGGGAAAGCTACCGCTAAAAGAAAAGCGGCTGAGTTAATGAAGCAAAAACTGTCTGAGTTAAAGAAACCAAAACAGGCTGAGTTAATGAATGAAGAACATGCTGACTTAAAGAATGAAGAACAGGCTGAGTTAATGAATGAGGGTGCTAATGTTTTTGAATTCCTATATGTTTCTCCTGAAAAGGCAACTAAGGCTGAAGACTTACGTCGCCGCTCCACGCGCATCCGTACTGTAAAGGATGAGGATGCAGAAGATAAGAAAAAATCTGAGAGAAAAGCGGTTGAGTTAATGAAGCAAAAACTGTCTGAGTTAAAGAAACCAAAACAGGCTGAAGTTTCCGTCGAAGTTCTTGCGGACGAGGATGCAATCTTGCCGGAGTCGTCTATGGAGAGTCAGGAATTGGTTAAATCTGCTATAGGAAAGGAATATCGGGAGAGAACGGTTAAATTATCTCCACAAGGGTTTGCATTGTCTGAAGATTCTTCAAGACCAGTTTTTCCGTACATTGGAGCAATGGAACGACATGCATGA